A window of the Candidatus Cloacimonadota bacterium genome harbors these coding sequences:
- a CDS encoding M42 family metallopeptidase, whose amino-acid sequence MKDQQLLTKLCLASGISGNEEQVREIMKKEVKNYDDVKYDKLGSVAFYLNGSSDLPKILVVAHMDEVGFVVADITNEGLIKLQPVGGWNPQTLLSSQLKIITNEGQEYLGTLGSTPPHFKDKSQKPQVVEIGEMFLDIGSSTLNEVIEYGISLGDSVVPDVNFINFKKSNKVMCKAFDDRVGVCAVVDILNHFSNNEHPNQLIGAGSVQEEVGARGAKTISQLVKPDLAIILEGAPADDIPGLRAHPQTKIGGGAHVRLWDPTMIVHNRYKKFILQVAEESGVKYQPTVRKGGGTDAKFIHLANIGIPSIVLGVPVRYAHSHRSIISLDDYDDLQELLKVIITKLDQKKFEEIVSVYS is encoded by the coding sequence ATGAAAGATCAACAGCTTTTAACAAAATTATGCTTAGCTTCCGGTATTTCCGGCAATGAAGAACAAGTTCGGGAGATCATGAAAAAGGAAGTTAAAAATTACGATGATGTTAAATACGATAAATTAGGATCAGTAGCATTCTATTTGAATGGTTCGAGTGATTTGCCAAAAATATTGGTAGTAGCCCATATGGATGAAGTTGGTTTTGTAGTTGCAGATATAACCAATGAAGGTTTGATAAAATTGCAACCTGTAGGCGGTTGGAATCCTCAAACTCTTCTCTCTTCTCAACTTAAAATCATCACAAATGAGGGGCAAGAATATTTGGGAACGCTCGGTTCGACTCCTCCACATTTTAAGGATAAATCTCAAAAACCGCAAGTTGTTGAAATTGGAGAAATGTTTTTAGATATTGGTTCTTCTACTTTAAATGAAGTAATCGAATATGGAATTTCACTTGGCGATTCCGTGGTCCCGGATGTAAATTTCATCAATTTTAAAAAATCGAACAAAGTAATGTGCAAAGCATTCGACGATAGAGTCGGCGTTTGTGCGGTGGTGGATATTTTAAATCATTTTTCAAACAATGAGCATCCGAATCAGCTCATTGGTGCAGGAAGTGTGCAGGAAGAAGTTGGAGCAAGGGGCGCAAAAACAATATCGCAACTTGTGAAACCCGATCTGGCGATTATTCTGGAAGGTGCTCCGGCTGACGATATTCCGGGTTTACGTGCACATCCCCAAACAAAAATCGGAGGGGGAGCTCATGTTCGATTGTGGGACCCAACTATGATCGTTCATAATCGGTATAAAAAATTCATTCTGCAAGTAGCAGAAGAAAGCGGCGTAAAATATCAACCTACGGTCCGAAAAGGCGGGGGAACAGATGCAAAATTCATTCATCTTGCAAATATTGGAATCCCCTCAATCGTGCTTGGCGTTCCTGTGCGTTATGCACATAGTCATCGTAGCATTATTTCTTTGGATGATTACGATGATCTGCAGGAACTTCTTAAAGTGATTATTACAAAATTAGATCAGAAAAAATTTGAAGAAATAGTTAGTGTCTATTCGTAA